A genomic segment from Gossypium hirsutum isolate 1008001.06 chromosome D04, Gossypium_hirsutum_v2.1, whole genome shotgun sequence encodes:
- the LOC107935781 gene encoding beta-adaptin-like protein C, whose product MASQSLEVKKLVYLYILHYAEKRPNEALLSINCFQKDLGDPNPLVRAWALRTMAGIRLHVIAPLVLVAMGKCARDPSVYVRKCAAVLFQKYMICA is encoded by the exons ATGGCATCTCAATCTTTGGAAGTAAAGAAACTTGTTTATTTGTATATACTGCATTATGCTGAAAA GCGTCCCAACGAAGCATTGTTGTCAATTAATTGTTTCCAGAAGGATTTGGGGGACCCTAATCCCTTGGTGAGAGCATGGGCACTTCGCACCATGGCTGGAATTCGTCTTCATGTTATTGCACCTCTTGTTCTGGTGGCTATGGGCAAGTGTGCTAGAGATCCATCTGTTTATGTTAGAAAATGTGCAGCTGTGCTCTTCCAAAAGTACATGATTTGCGCCTAG